In Streptomyces qaidamensis, one DNA window encodes the following:
- a CDS encoding TetR/AcrR family transcriptional regulator: MATTDNASTRDRILDAAAELFYREGVSLGVETLCRSAGVSKRSMYQLFASKDEVLAASLARRLPEYEERLAPGPQEPGSPRERILYVFERLEKTSAEPAYRGCPCLAALVEHPASVVARGAKEWLLGFFRTRAEEGGARDAELLARQLMLVFDGASARAGAGIETLDGLTTTTVTALLDASGTR, encoded by the coding sequence ATGGCCACAACCGACAACGCGTCCACCCGGGACCGGATCCTCGACGCGGCGGCCGAGCTGTTCTACCGCGAGGGCGTCTCCCTCGGTGTCGAGACGCTGTGCCGGAGCGCCGGGGTCTCGAAGCGGTCCATGTACCAGCTCTTCGCGAGCAAGGACGAGGTCCTCGCGGCGAGCCTGGCCCGCCGGCTCCCGGAGTACGAGGAGCGGCTGGCGCCCGGCCCGCAGGAGCCGGGCAGCCCGCGCGAGCGGATCCTGTACGTCTTCGAACGGCTGGAGAAGACCTCGGCCGAGCCCGCCTACCGGGGCTGCCCCTGTCTCGCCGCGCTGGTCGAGCACCCGGCGAGCGTCGTCGCCCGCGGGGCGAAGGAGTGGCTGCTGGGCTTCTTCCGTACGCGGGCCGAGGAGGGCGGGGCGCGGGATGCGGAGCTGCTCGCCCGTCAGCTGATGCTGGTGTTCGACGGGGCCAGCGCCCGGGCCGGGGCCGGGATCGAGACGCTGGACGGCCTGACCACGACGACCGTCACCGCGCTGCTGGACGCCTCCGGCACGCGGTGA
- a CDS encoding FtsX-like permease family protein, whose amino-acid sequence MFLLAMRSIRQRPGRFLATLLSAFLGAAIIMTFNAMHDTAGQPGVDAVSSETLSTAAGVVGGYGTVLVFFAIASTLTVNVRQRAAEMELLRCSGATPGQIKRMVVGEAVAVALTGAALAIGPAMLGGRALLEVFQDSGQVARSVEFDFGPVAFLTGFDITLLAAAGAAFLAVRRAGGRSRRRSRARTVPAYAALVAGAAAVTSTFAFSAKDAALMAPPAYGAILLSVGCALKAPQLLAAVLDRLPLGGASGWLAVRNLRERAGQLAGILMSLILFTSVATATLTMQAVESDAVAASGAVKSVDAKNLETLNFTVVGVIVVFVCVMLVNSLYAATSYRVREFGQQRLAGATPGQVLGVVGAEGLVLTVVGVFFGTLAALAGIVPFTVVRTDAVVPEQAFGVWLAVVAVCAAVTMGTGLATARRALRTPAVRAVATAA is encoded by the coding sequence ATGTTCCTGCTGGCGATGCGGTCGATCCGACAGCGGCCCGGGCGGTTCCTCGCGACCCTGCTGTCCGCGTTCCTGGGCGCGGCGATCATCATGACGTTCAACGCGATGCACGACACGGCCGGGCAGCCGGGCGTGGACGCGGTCAGCTCGGAGACGCTCTCCACCGCCGCGGGCGTGGTCGGCGGTTACGGCACTGTGCTGGTGTTCTTCGCGATCGCTTCGACGCTGACGGTGAACGTGCGGCAGCGGGCCGCCGAGATGGAGCTGTTGCGCTGCTCGGGGGCGACTCCGGGGCAGATCAAGCGGATGGTCGTGGGCGAGGCGGTGGCCGTGGCGCTGACCGGCGCGGCGCTGGCCATCGGGCCCGCGATGCTCGGCGGCCGGGCCCTGCTGGAGGTGTTCCAGGACAGCGGTCAGGTCGCGCGGTCGGTCGAGTTCGACTTCGGGCCCGTGGCCTTCCTGACCGGCTTCGACATCACGCTGCTGGCCGCCGCGGGCGCCGCGTTCCTCGCCGTGCGGCGGGCGGGCGGCCGGAGCCGGCGGCGGAGCCGGGCGCGGACGGTGCCGGCTTACGCGGCGCTGGTGGCCGGCGCCGCGGCGGTGACCTCGACGTTCGCCTTCTCGGCGAAGGACGCCGCGCTGATGGCGCCGCCGGCGTACGGGGCGATCCTGCTGTCCGTCGGGTGCGCTCTGAAGGCGCCGCAGCTGCTGGCGGCCGTGCTGGACCGGCTGCCGCTGGGGGGTGCGAGCGGCTGGCTGGCGGTGCGCAATCTGCGGGAGCGGGCCGGGCAGCTCGCCGGGATCCTGATGTCGCTGATCCTGTTCACCTCGGTCGCCACGGCGACGCTGACCATGCAGGCGGTGGAGAGCGACGCCGTCGCGGCCTCGGGGGCGGTGAAGTCGGTCGACGCGAAGAACCTGGAGACGCTCAACTTCACGGTGGTCGGCGTCATCGTGGTCTTCGTCTGCGTCATGCTCGTCAACTCCCTATATGCGGCGACCAGTTATCGCGTGCGGGAGTTCGGGCAGCAGCGACTGGCCGGGGCGACTCCCGGGCAGGTGCTGGGCGTGGTGGGCGCCGAGGGGCTGGTCCTGACGGTCGTCGGTGTCTTCTTCGGCACGCTGGCGGCGCTGGCGGGGATCGTCCCGTTCACCGTGGTCCGTACCGACGCGGTGGTGCCGGAGCAGGCGTTCGGCGTGTGGCTCGCGGTCGTGGCGGTCTGCGCGGCCGTCACGATGGGAACGGGTCTTGCCACGGCCCGGCGGGCGCTGCGCACGCCGGCGGTACGGGCGGTGGCGACGGCCGCGTGA
- a CDS encoding ABC transporter ATP-binding protein: MFRTGPRQDQDQGPAAEALRLVKVTKTYGSADSAVTALDGVTLGLERGTFTAVMGPSGSGKSTLLQCAAGLDRPDSGIVRVDGTELTGGGEAELTRFRRGRIGFVFQQYNLLETLTVAQNTVLPLKLAGRRVDRRRVREVLTSVGLGDRLGHRPGQLSGGQRQKVAIARALLTEPRVIFADEPTGALDTRSARGVLRLLQDAVRVHGRTVVMVTHDPVAASYADSVLFLADGRLAGRMDAPTPDAVAERLAHLGDDVPAGA, from the coding sequence ATGTTCCGCACCGGACCACGACAGGACCAGGACCAGGGGCCGGCGGCCGAGGCGCTGCGGCTGGTGAAGGTGACCAAGACGTACGGGAGCGCCGACAGCGCCGTGACCGCCCTGGACGGGGTGACGCTCGGCCTGGAGCGCGGCACCTTCACCGCGGTGATGGGGCCGTCGGGCTCCGGGAAGTCCACCCTGCTGCAGTGCGCGGCGGGTCTCGACCGGCCCGACAGCGGGATCGTGCGGGTGGACGGCACCGAGCTGACGGGCGGGGGCGAGGCCGAGCTGACGAGGTTCCGGCGCGGCCGGATCGGGTTCGTGTTCCAGCAGTACAACCTGCTGGAGACACTGACCGTCGCGCAGAACACGGTGCTTCCGCTGAAGTTGGCCGGGCGGCGCGTGGACCGGCGGCGGGTCCGGGAGGTGCTGACGTCCGTGGGGCTCGGCGACCGGCTCGGGCACCGGCCCGGGCAGCTCTCCGGCGGGCAGCGCCAGAAAGTGGCGATCGCCCGGGCCCTGCTCACCGAACCGCGGGTGATCTTCGCGGACGAGCCGACGGGCGCGCTGGACACGCGCAGCGCGCGGGGTGTGCTGCGGCTGCTCCAGGACGCGGTGCGGGTGCACGGCCGGACCGTGGTGATGGTGACGCACGATCCGGTCGCCGCGTCCTACGCCGACTCCGTGCTGTTCCTCGCCGACGGCCGGCTGGCCGGGCGGATGGACGCCCCGACACCGGACGCGGTCGCCGAGCGGCTGGCACACCTGGGCGATGACGTGCCGGCGGGGGCGTGA